From the genome of Solanum dulcamara chromosome 12, daSolDulc1.2, whole genome shotgun sequence:
GAATAACTTGAaccgaaacttaaaataaatcaaattaaaattcaaaatagtgCAACAATCGATTTGTCTACATAACTCGAAAGACGAATAATTCATACCGAACTCAAAATAGTATTGTACTCAAAACCCAAAATTATTAATCTGCCACAAGACAAAATAAGTCTTTGGTCAGTTCACTTATTGACATCGTTTTGAATTTTAGTATTGTTGTAATAGGTGCTTATACATTCAGTTATTTGACAGATCAGAGGTGCTagtaaatatttattagaatAAAGTTCtcaaatatttattcttttttttttcatttgtggatgatttttttattgaattttcaatatttagaaTTTTGATAATGTTGGAAGAGTTTAGATTGTGATTTCCATAACTAAAAGCAATAGAGTAACATAACTTGTTCGTTATTAATTGTTTCCCCTTTAAAGAAGTTAATTAAGTATAATTTAATTCTGGATAAATGTCTGTTGTCATTTAtttatagtgtatatatatacatgcactAGTAAcgtattatttaatatatgtttgcgtaatttaattaattaaaaaaattaaaagcttttatAATCCTTAAACTTATAAAAGGAGAATTAGAAatgacaaaaagaaaagaaatccTTGTGATAAAATGAAGGGAGGACTTCTTGAAGTTTTTGTTGTAAGTGCTCGAGGCATTACCCACTCAAACATTATTGGTAAGGattttaattatagtttaaaagaatgaatttttatattatcaagtactcatattttattattattattattatacctaaaaatagatgtttatttttatttgtttttttttaaaaaaaaaagagataatttattattGTATACCTTCTTATGCttctttttattgttgttttatcACCCTTTAAAGTCTTTATGTTTACGGTGTATGTTACTTATATTTGTTAGGGAAACCATCCTACTATGTGATTGTTGAATGTGGATCTCAATCCTACACAACAAAAATTTCCTCAGGTTTGTTTTTCGATTCTTTGTTCGATTTGTATTGGAGTTtgactaatttaaatttgtgtCAATAGGGCTCATTCGGAAGTAGCGTTTCTTATCAAGAACTTTTTAATCTTCAAAACTCGAACGCGAGTTTTTTAATTAAGGGAGGAGTAGTGATCCATGATCCGCTGCACAACATCCTTTGATGATAGTACTATGCTAATATTGTgctgataaaaaataatagatatcCTGTATAATTAGTTGAAGTCCGTACAAATTAATTCTCCCTCTATTTCAACTTGTATttcatcttttctcttttgaatgattttcaaaaaaaattgacaatttTTATGCAACTTTCACAAATTTGTAAAAGTttaaatttattcaaatattcAACATTTATACTTCCATGTGATATCAGACAAAACTTGCCAACCCTCTATTTACGAGGCTTAATACATAGATTACCCCAAagtttatattaaaatttcttttacacATTTGTTGATTATCAAAACTTTCACTAGATATATcgttattaaatttatttatagtGTAGATTTTAACCATTATTTTTGTGTTCGACTGCTTCAGAAAAAGTAATGTATGTCATACGCCAATATTATCACGATACAtgttattagtattttttttaaaaaaaaagaaaataaatatttaaaattacaaaTATACCCATGTCATTAAAAAGTTTGGTGTGTAAAAAGTTTTATGCGTGTATAAAGGAGATTTGGTTACAAACTTAGAGGAATAATCTTATACAATtagtaatataatttaattgttatAATAATGCAGGTAATTCAAAGGAAATCTTATGGAATGAAAAGTTTAAGTTTGAATTGCCAACTAACAAATTAGAAGAATGTGAGTaccttaaattaaaaattatggatGAAGAATTCTTCACATCTGATGGATTTGCTGGTGAAACCATGTAagtactttccttttttttttaaataaatattttccttatatttagtttaagaccacaaaatttaattttttttttaatttcttaaattctGTGCTAAGTTaaaactagaaaaataaattgaaacgaaaGGTGAGTACATAGTTCACAATCTTCATGATTTTCTGTTttaattgaaaagtgttttttttttttgcttcagAATAAATTTGAAAGGGATAATTATGGAGGGGAATGAAAAAAGATTTATTGAAGTGATACCAGTAGCTTATAATGTGGTGCTTGAAGATGACACATACAAAGGGCAGATAAAAGTTGGACTCAGATTCACTCCTAGCAATGTATGTATCTTTAATTAATTTGGtatactattattttttgtcccaatttatgtgctATCGTTCGATTTCaaaagtcattttttaaaattttgaccataaatttcaatatggaaattttaagtttctgaaataaaatttatatagtttattttaaagaaaaaaaaatggggTAGGAGAACTGGGTGAGGGAATTAGAAGGTGAAAAATTAAACCCTTATCTCTCAGACAATTAATCAACTACAACTACTAAGATTCCACAAAACTTACATATTTGAATACTGCGCAAAAAGTAATATTAGAAGTCACGATAATTGACTATTCAAAATGCTTAAAAGACATATGAAAAAATTACGAACAATGAAAAAAGTTATTTGACTCTCGAAATCCAAAAAATActacataaattaaaatgaagggagtaattatttttattgctATATATTTTCACTTTCTCCTAGTTTATAAaatattctctcttttttttcgcAGAAAATTGTACAAACAGTGGGAAAAGAAAATGCTCCaaaggaaaatgaaaatggAATTGGGCAAATTATATATAGCAAAATTATTAATCTCTGGCCAAACACCTGGAGAAGCTTTTTAGCTTGTGAGAATGCTAATAGTACTATTGACAAGAATAAGCCAAATTAgagttatttcttttttctttataataatGTTTAGATAAAAATGATTTCCTTCATATTTTTGACATGGTACTTGTGATATTTTTACAATCAACTCATTTTTTGGGTAGTTTTTTAGATGTTACTTATCATCTAAAAGAGATTGAATAAAGCACAAATTTACCAATTTCAATATGCTAAGGGACTAAAGGGACAAATTCAGGGTCGTCTCAACAAGATTGGGAGCCTAAAGTCAAACATCATCAAAAGaccctaattttttttaagtgatatatataaattgaatgaCAATACATATCCTGTATAATCCTACAAGTGAGATCTGCCGAAGGTAGGATGTATACAGATTTATGAAGTAAGAAGGTAAACAATGCAACTTgtcaatgaaaaaatataatataaagttaaaacaatAAAATCTAGCTTGAGAATTTTATAAATTGATATAGCCATATCAAAATAGAATCGCACTAAATCTGATAAATTGATATAATGATATCGAAATAGTGTTGTGTTACTTTGATATAATGATAACTTGTTGCAatgcttgaaatttgaagaagacaTTAAAAAGCAAATTTGGTATTTTTCAAACCAGGCAACAATAGATTTTGCGTAATGTAAAAGGTTTAACCTTTGAGAAACTTCAGAatgttaaataataaaaaaattgctCGGGATGATAAGCACCCCTCACTTCCAACCCTAAAGTTGTGAGTTCGAGTTATCAAGGGAGCAAAAAGGGCGGGAgctaagataaaagaaaatgaaggatAAGAAAGGTAAATATaggtaaatattattatatcttCTACCCAAAAAGTTCTTTACAAATTTAATAGTAcatgataaatttttttaaatatatatatatatatataatacatctTTAGAAAAAGTTTGGGGCCCATAAAAATTGGAGCCCCAAGCGATTGCTTTAGTGGTCTTATGGTCGAGACGGTCCTGGACAAATTCCCTTTTGGATCAGCAATTATTtgtaaattcattattttcatgcAATCTAGGTTTATATTAGTTACAAATTTACGATAGTTATTGAAGCAGATGACCCAAATCATATTCAAAACACAAaaagcaattgaataaggttcAAATGAGATTCACATATCTTCATATTTGATGCAAGCTAAGCTTCACTTTCGATGTCGTATTCGTATtgtgtatttttggagaattcGACAAGCACCTACTGACATTTTTGAAGACTCCGAGCAACATAGGATACAAGAGATCATAGTAAAATTGAATTTATTAATGTGATATAAGAACACGTGATCTATATTCATTGGTCCGGTCTTGGGATGTTGTTCATTGCTTCTTAACCTGTTAACCAAATCGTTATGATAAGTCATGCTTGTCATGTGTTGCCACTTTATTTATCCATTTTGATAGACCGATTTTACTTTACAGTAAAGTGCATTTTCTTTTGTGTGTCATCCTTATTTGTGGTATCCATATTAACCCTCCGATGGGAGAACCAACTTACTACTATTACATAATCTATTAATCAATCAAAATAACTAGTTTTCAATTCAAAGACAAACTTCCATAATTTCAAAACCAAGTTTGCATAAATCACAAGTCATTATCATCAAACATTCGCGAAAATAACCCCCTAGAAATTGAAAGTCATGTACCAAAATATCTATTAGCCTAGAATACGAGGATGCAACTCCAAAATAAAGAACTAAAGAGAGTCTCAGTCCAAAAAAtggactaaaaaaaataaaacgaaTTCATGGCAGCCCGGCAGAAGTAGCTCATCCTTGGATTCACTTAATGCTAGGATTACAGCTAAGGTCGCGATGTAGCCGATAAAATATGACATGTATTTAACAAAGAAAGAACAAGTGCAGTATCATAACACAAAATCCACAGTGTACTAATAATATCATCGGTATACAATTTTTGTTTTCCCAGGATACCCAGAACAATGCGAAAGTGTTCTGCATGCTCTTCCTTACTCTtggagtagatcaaaatatcatctacaaaacacaatcacaaaggaATCCAGAAATGGCTTAAAGACACCATTCATCAAGATCATGAAGGTCGTCGGCGCATTGGTTAACCCAAACGACATCActaaaaactcataatgaccatacagAGTCCTGAATGTAGTCTTAGGTATATCCTTCAGCCTAATCATCAATCGATGGTACCCtaatctcaagtcaatcttcGAAAACACCgaagcaccctgcaactggtcaaatagatcatctatgCAAGGTAGATGATACTTATTTCAAACAgtaaccttattcaactgcATATAGTCTATACAGATCTTCATACTACcgtctttctttttcacaaacaagactggagcaccccaagacGAGGAAGAATAAATCTCTTATTTAGAATTTCCTAGAGATGAGTTTTAAATTCTCTCAACTCCATCGGAGCCATACGATAAGAAGTAATAAAGATTGAGTGGGTGCTCAGATTCAAATTTATGcaaaagtaaata
Proteins encoded in this window:
- the LOC129875983 gene encoding elicitor-responsive protein 3 encodes the protein MKGGLLEVFVVSARGITHSNIIGKPSYYVIVECGSQSYTTKISSGNSKEILWNEKFKFELPTNKLEECEYLKLKIMDEEFFTSDGFAGETIINLKGIIMEGNEKRFIEVIPVAYNVVLEDDTYKGQIKVGLRFTPSNKIVQTVGKENAPKENENGIGQIIYSKIINLWPNTWRSFLACENANSTIDKNKPN